A genomic region of Rhodohalobacter sp. 614A contains the following coding sequences:
- a CDS encoding RagB/SusD family nutrient uptake outer membrane protein, with protein sequence MKNQKYTYIVAPIIIAVLLFYGCEDFLSVPAKGSLGEEVLANTQGVETSLLGAYAALDGAGLGYNAWETSPHNWVYGSVVGGDAHKGSEPADQAPINEMMAGNFIPTSSFFNNKWKALYEGISRANATLSLLEQVEDMSEDQIARARGEARFLRGHYYFELRKMFNKVPWIDETTEDLNQPNDSEIWPNIEADFQYAFDNLPETHGERGRVNRWAAAAYLARTYVYQEKWNEAKSLYDQIIPNGVTSQGVSYDLANGFWDNWNPGMEDGLPEAVFSIEQVANDGTGGINNANFGMMLNFPQDASTFRCCGFYSPTQDLVNSYRTQDGLPLIDGYNNEIVKNDLGVTSSQQFDMYGGELDPRLDWTVGRRGVPYHDWGPFPGQRWVRDQNFGGPYYAKKNIYWKSQEAQYADNRSWAPGTAINIPVIRFADVLLMAAEAEVETGSLEQAQTYVNRVRERASRPESWVDNDLNRGFASAVVNNESEMLTTEVEAGEWVVREDTGTTFTFIGGDPGNISSWNEYSEPNYNISQYTIPWSDTNTAREAVRFERKLELAMEGHRFFDLVRWGVAQEVLSDFYIYEGSVFPGSEFANGQFRNEYYPIPQRQIDLSEGTLQQNLGY encoded by the coding sequence ATGAAAAACCAAAAATATACTTATATAGTAGCACCTATAATAATTGCAGTACTGTTATTTTATGGCTGCGAGGATTTCCTAAGCGTACCTGCCAAAGGATCCTTAGGCGAAGAGGTTTTAGCGAATACTCAGGGAGTTGAGACCTCACTTTTAGGAGCATATGCCGCTCTTGACGGGGCCGGATTAGGATATAATGCGTGGGAAACTTCTCCTCATAATTGGGTTTATGGAAGTGTAGTAGGAGGGGATGCCCATAAAGGAAGCGAACCCGCAGATCAGGCTCCCATTAATGAAATGATGGCAGGAAACTTTATTCCTACATCTTCATTCTTCAATAATAAATGGAAAGCTCTTTATGAAGGAATAAGTAGAGCAAATGCTACTCTATCTCTACTGGAACAGGTAGAAGACATGTCGGAGGATCAAATTGCAAGAGCAAGAGGTGAAGCCCGTTTTTTGCGAGGACACTATTATTTTGAACTTCGGAAAATGTTCAACAAAGTTCCTTGGATTGACGAAACCACAGAAGATCTGAACCAACCAAATGATTCGGAAATTTGGCCAAATATTGAAGCTGATTTTCAATATGCATTCGATAATTTACCAGAAACCCATGGTGAACGGGGACGGGTAAATAGATGGGCTGCTGCTGCCTATTTAGCAAGAACATATGTCTATCAGGAAAAATGGAATGAGGCCAAATCGTTGTATGATCAGATAATTCCCAATGGGGTAACAAGTCAAGGGGTTTCATATGATCTTGCAAATGGGTTTTGGGATAATTGGAATCCCGGCATGGAAGATGGATTGCCCGAGGCAGTCTTTTCTATAGAACAAGTGGCCAATGATGGTACGGGAGGCATTAATAATGCAAATTTTGGTATGATGTTAAATTTTCCCCAAGATGCCTCTACCTTTCGTTGCTGCGGTTTTTATTCCCCAACCCAGGATCTTGTGAACTCTTATCGTACTCAAGACGGCTTACCTTTAATTGATGGGTATAATAATGAAATAGTAAAAAATGATCTTGGCGTAACCTCAAGTCAACAATTTGATATGTATGGCGGGGAACTTGATCCCAGACTTGACTGGACGGTTGGCCGTAGAGGAGTTCCATATCATGATTGGGGCCCTTTCCCCGGACAAAGATGGGTTCGTGATCAGAATTTCGGTGGGCCATATTATGCAAAGAAAAATATCTATTGGAAATCGCAAGAGGCCCAATATGCAGATAATCGATCCTGGGCTCCGGGAACAGCAATTAATATCCCTGTTATTCGGTTTGCGGACGTATTATTAATGGCGGCTGAAGCAGAAGTTGAAACTGGTTCTTTAGAACAAGCGCAAACCTATGTAAATCGCGTCAGAGAGCGTGCTTCCAGACCGGAATCATGGGTTGATAATGATTTGAATAGGGGCTTTGCTAGCGCTGTTGTGAACAATGAGTCTGAAATGCTTACTACAGAAGTAGAAGCTGGTGAATGGGTGGTTCGCGAAGATACTGGTACAACTTTTACATTCATCGGAGGTGATCCAGGTAATATTAGTAGCTGGAATGAATATTCTGAACCAAATTATAATATTTCTCAATATACAATACCTTGGTCAGACACTAATACAGCCAGAGAAGCGGTTCGATTTGAACGAAAACTCGAGTTAGCCATGGAAGGGCATAGATTCTTCGACCTTGTAAGATGGGGAGTTGCTCAAGAAGTGCTATCCGACTTTTATATTTATGAAGGTAGTGTATTCCCTGGTTCTGAATTTGCGAATGGCCAGTTTAGAAATGAATACTATCCAATACCTCAACGTCAGATTGACCTTAGTGAAGGTACATTGCAACAAAACCTCGGGTATTAA
- a CDS encoding cyclic nucleotide-binding domain-containing protein, whose product MFKKSDFKKMRNQGNIVFKSNLLKDLTPFERYELLQLCHRRKFKEGEFIYHQNDPGAGMYFIEEGTVRLIVSRNSELSDDEKFTLDIHAPSEIGIMAVGYEIPRMSTAQCITESTLLGFFKPDFETLKKRNPETAVKFLEAVSTQTMKRFEQSIDKLKECSDLKTAFSILFHEHQES is encoded by the coding sequence ATGTTTAAGAAAAGTGATTTTAAAAAAATGCGGAATCAAGGCAACATCGTATTCAAATCCAATTTGTTGAAAGATTTGACACCGTTTGAAAGATACGAGTTGTTGCAGCTCTGCCATCGAAGAAAATTTAAGGAAGGAGAATTCATCTATCATCAGAATGATCCCGGGGCCGGCATGTATTTTATTGAAGAAGGGACTGTAAGGTTGATTGTATCACGCAACTCAGAATTATCGGATGATGAAAAATTCACGCTCGATATTCATGCGCCATCCGAAATTGGTATTATGGCGGTTGGATATGAAATCCCGCGAATGTCAACCGCACAATGTATCACCGAAAGCACGCTTTTGGGTTTTTTCAAACCCGATTTTGAGACCTTAAAAAAGAGAAATCCAGAAACCGCAGTAAAATTCCTTGAAGCCGTTTCTACTCAAACAATGAAGCGGTTTGAGCAAAGCATTGATAAACTGAAAGAGTGTTCGGATCTAAAAACAGCTTTTTCCATTCTCTTTCACGAACACCAGGAATCCTAA
- the rlmD gene encoding 23S rRNA (uracil(1939)-C(5))-methyltransferase RlmD has translation MSLKKGQVINLEIESTAFKGKGIAKHDGIAVFVPGTAPGDTVEARIVRKKKKFREAKVLEILDPSPIRITPTCSHASTCGGCTWQHIPYEKQLEFKEQHVRDHMERIAGLDPDIVQTIIGCDRSLYYRNKMEYSFGTRRWLSDEEIQADKFVDDSGFAAGLHAPGRYDKILNLRECHLQDPISYRLLDFVRNYCKEHSIPAFDTHEKTGFMRHLVIRTSHHTDDLMVNFVTYKDDADIIQPLANALQENFPEITTIINNINDQPNPTAVGRYENVIYGPGYIVDNIGQHSFKIDANAFFQTNTRQAEKLYSVAKEYADLKSGSKLFDLYCGVGTLTLFMADSVEKAVGIELVDVAIKNAKFNARENSVENTEFVLGDMKDTFNEPFLEKYGRPDCIITDPPRSGMHPDVVQQLSDLAVDTLVYVSCNPSTMARDLKELKNNYHIEQVQPVDMFPQTYHIETVARCTEKVST, from the coding sequence ATGTCATTAAAGAAGGGCCAGGTTATTAATCTGGAGATTGAGTCCACAGCATTCAAAGGAAAAGGCATTGCCAAACACGATGGAATTGCAGTGTTTGTACCCGGCACAGCTCCCGGCGATACGGTTGAAGCACGGATCGTTCGCAAGAAGAAAAAGTTTCGGGAAGCTAAAGTTCTTGAGATTTTAGATCCATCTCCTATTCGAATCACTCCAACCTGTTCTCACGCCAGTACTTGTGGCGGTTGTACATGGCAGCATATTCCTTACGAAAAACAGCTTGAGTTTAAGGAACAGCATGTGCGCGATCATATGGAGCGAATTGCCGGTCTCGATCCCGATATTGTTCAAACGATCATAGGCTGTGACCGGTCTTTATACTACCGCAACAAAATGGAATACAGTTTTGGAACCCGCCGTTGGCTGTCTGATGAAGAAATCCAGGCTGATAAGTTCGTAGATGATTCGGGATTTGCAGCCGGCCTTCATGCTCCCGGACGATATGACAAGATCTTAAATCTTCGGGAGTGTCATCTCCAGGATCCGATCTCATATAGACTTCTGGACTTTGTTCGAAATTATTGCAAAGAGCATTCCATCCCGGCTTTCGATACTCATGAAAAAACAGGCTTCATGCGCCACCTGGTCATTCGTACCTCTCATCATACAGATGATTTGATGGTAAATTTTGTGACTTACAAAGACGATGCTGATATCATTCAGCCGTTGGCGAATGCACTTCAGGAAAATTTTCCGGAGATCACAACGATTATTAATAATATCAATGATCAACCCAATCCCACAGCCGTTGGCCGGTACGAAAATGTGATTTACGGGCCCGGCTATATTGTGGATAATATAGGTCAGCATTCATTTAAAATAGATGCGAATGCATTCTTTCAAACCAATACACGCCAAGCAGAAAAACTATATTCCGTGGCGAAAGAATATGCTGATTTAAAATCCGGCTCAAAGCTCTTCGATCTCTACTGTGGTGTGGGAACTCTCACACTTTTTATGGCTGATTCTGTAGAAAAAGCGGTTGGGATTGAACTGGTTGATGTGGCCATTAAAAATGCCAAATTCAATGCTAGGGAAAACTCCGTAGAGAATACCGAATTTGTTCTGGGTGATATGAAGGATACCTTTAACGAACCGTTCCTTGAAAAGTATGGTCGCCCGGATTGTATTATTACCGATCCGCCACGATCAGGTATGCATCCGGATGTAGTTCAACAACTTTCCGACCTAGCCGTGGATACGCTTGTTTATGTAAGCTGTAATCCTTCCACAATGGCGCGCGATTTAAAGGAGTTAAAAAACAACTACCATATCGAACAGGTTCAACCTGTGGATATGTTTCCACAAACATATCACATAGAAACTGTGGCCAGGTGCACAGAGAAAGTCTCCACTTGA
- a CDS encoding SusC/RagA family TonB-linked outer membrane protein, which translates to MNDTKLWVHLSIHKYIDRFVYLSFQKKPFWRVSSVLFTALTICFSVAITQSYAQNLEISGQVIDANSGEALPGVNILIVGTDDGTITNVDGEYSISAPEDGSLRFTFIGYKPITIPISGRSTIDVEMEQDIISGDELLVIGYSVQERRDMTGSISVVDMDQFETRAVTGDMVSKQLQGMASGVSVVSSGQPGETPDIRIRGINTFGNNAPLVVIDGVPGNMNNLNSNDIESIQVLKDASSASIYGARAANGVIVITTKKGGGSVQVNYSGTYGVDWQGRDNPWDIASPQDHANLVWTAQQNSGQTPSHVLYGNGSNPTLPDFISPAGASEADVNLDSYYLIPEYTDPAMLGTFNQLTRANKEGTDWFNEIFRPAATMQHNISVNGGSEIGNFLFSVNYLDQEGTLKYNFRDRVTLRANTSFNLGENFRIGENLSYSVSESPTVAALTEGSSIGFSYRIQPIVPVYDIAGNFGGQAGASLGNAANPVAMMYRTRNNESQTRNLFGNVFAEWDFLENVMVRTSFGGELWGWESKSINYPSYEEQEPTTTNGMDANSDSGYNWTWTNTLRYTQTLDRHEIELLVGAEAQQEGGNARRANVQGFFSLDPNYVSLSTGSGTPVVSGWEWQSSLLSFFTRLDYIFNDRYIVGATIRRDGSSRFANNQWGWFPAVSVGWRISQENFMQDIDWLTDLKLIAGYGVMGNQINVDPANAFTLFTSDQGNSFYAIDGSNSSPSEGFRLDRIGNPDAEWERNVTANIGIEASLFNDQLQTSIEYYWKDVTDLLYNPELIGTFGVASQPYVNVGNMTNRGLDMSLSTNGGSIGGLQYNATLTFTSYNNEIVKISNDADFFDQETRRFGVPFIRNQVGESISSFYGYDIEGFWQDQGEIDQTNSAVVQQTGNSEAVYQSDMAVGRFRYKDVNGDGQITPDDRTFLGNPNPDFTYGLNLGLNYKAFDLNMFWYGSQGNDIWNGVKWFTDFYGNFNGAKSNRAVNDSWTPENRNAQLPIQEASGSFSSGEEPNSYFVEDGSYLRLRSLQLGYTLPADLLQRAGIRNVRLYVQGNNLITFTGYNGPDPEIGFFSGDGGGGSTNFGIDEGQYPTPKQFLFGINISI; encoded by the coding sequence ATGAACGATACAAAACTATGGGTACATCTGTCTATACATAAATATATAGACAGATTTGTGTATTTGTCTTTCCAGAAAAAACCTTTTTGGAGAGTAAGTTCAGTGCTTTTTACTGCATTAACTATCTGTTTTTCCGTGGCCATAACCCAAAGTTATGCTCAGAATTTGGAAATCAGCGGTCAAGTAATTGATGCTAACTCCGGGGAAGCCCTTCCAGGTGTGAATATTCTCATTGTTGGTACTGATGATGGAACAATAACTAATGTTGACGGAGAATATTCTATCTCTGCACCTGAAGACGGATCTTTGCGATTTACATTTATTGGATATAAGCCGATCACAATACCAATAAGTGGTAGATCAACAATTGATGTAGAAATGGAACAAGACATAATCAGTGGCGATGAGCTATTAGTTATTGGTTATAGTGTACAGGAACGAAGGGATATGACAGGCTCTATTTCAGTAGTTGATATGGATCAATTTGAGACCAGAGCTGTAACCGGTGATATGGTTTCGAAACAACTGCAGGGTATGGCTTCAGGAGTTTCGGTTGTATCATCTGGCCAGCCGGGAGAGACACCAGACATCCGGATTCGCGGAATTAATACGTTTGGCAACAATGCACCTCTTGTAGTTATAGACGGCGTGCCTGGGAATATGAATAATTTGAATTCAAATGATATTGAGTCCATTCAGGTTCTTAAGGATGCTTCTTCTGCATCGATTTATGGAGCACGAGCTGCCAATGGTGTAATTGTTATTACCACCAAAAAAGGTGGAGGAAGTGTACAGGTAAATTATAGTGGCACCTACGGAGTAGATTGGCAAGGAAGGGACAACCCATGGGATATTGCTTCACCACAAGATCATGCAAATTTGGTTTGGACAGCCCAACAAAATTCAGGTCAAACGCCAAGTCATGTCTTATACGGGAACGGTTCGAATCCCACACTTCCGGATTTTATATCACCAGCTGGCGCAAGTGAAGCAGATGTCAATCTTGATAGTTATTATTTGATACCCGAGTATACAGATCCAGCAATGTTGGGAACATTTAATCAGTTAACACGAGCAAATAAAGAAGGGACCGACTGGTTTAATGAAATTTTTAGACCTGCAGCGACAATGCAGCATAATATTTCTGTAAATGGCGGTAGCGAAATTGGGAACTTTTTGTTTTCAGTTAATTATTTGGATCAGGAAGGAACGTTAAAGTATAACTTCCGCGATCGGGTAACTTTACGTGCAAATACGTCTTTTAATTTAGGAGAAAATTTTAGAATTGGAGAGAATCTTTCGTATTCAGTTTCGGAATCTCCCACGGTTGCTGCTCTAACGGAAGGCAGTTCTATTGGTTTTTCATACAGAATACAGCCTATCGTTCCTGTTTATGATATTGCAGGAAACTTCGGTGGGCAAGCAGGGGCAAGTCTTGGAAATGCAGCAAATCCTGTAGCTATGATGTATAGAACTCGGAATAACGAATCACAAACTAGAAATTTGTTCGGAAATGTTTTTGCTGAATGGGATTTTCTCGAAAATGTTATGGTACGAACCAGTTTTGGAGGAGAATTATGGGGTTGGGAGTCCAAAAGCATCAACTATCCCTCCTATGAAGAACAAGAGCCCACGACAACAAATGGAATGGATGCAAATTCTGACTCGGGTTATAATTGGACATGGACAAATACACTTCGATATACTCAAACCCTTGATAGGCATGAAATCGAATTACTTGTAGGCGCTGAGGCACAACAAGAAGGAGGGAATGCAAGAAGGGCAAATGTACAAGGATTTTTCTCTCTTGATCCCAATTATGTTAGCCTCTCCACCGGTTCGGGAACTCCTGTTGTAAGTGGGTGGGAATGGCAAAGTTCCTTACTGTCATTTTTTACTCGCCTGGATTACATTTTCAATGACAGATATATTGTTGGAGCCACCATTCGTCGCGATGGTTCTTCAAGATTTGCGAATAATCAGTGGGGTTGGTTTCCTGCAGTAAGTGTAGGTTGGAGAATAAGTCAGGAAAACTTTATGCAGGATATAGATTGGCTTACGGATCTTAAATTGATTGCTGGTTATGGAGTAATGGGTAATCAGATTAATGTTGATCCTGCCAATGCATTTACGCTTTTCACTAGTGATCAAGGAAACTCTTTTTATGCTATAGACGGTAGCAATTCAAGTCCTTCAGAAGGGTTTCGGCTTGATAGGATTGGTAACCCAGATGCTGAATGGGAGCGTAATGTAACAGCAAATATAGGTATTGAAGCCAGTCTTTTTAATGATCAACTTCAAACGAGCATTGAATATTACTGGAAAGATGTTACGGATCTTCTCTATAACCCAGAACTAATTGGAACTTTTGGAGTAGCTTCTCAGCCCTATGTAAATGTTGGGAATATGACAAATCGTGGATTAGATATGAGTTTGTCAACAAATGGCGGGTCAATTGGTGGTCTGCAATATAATGCAACGTTGACTTTCACTTCATACAATAATGAAATTGTCAAAATATCTAATGACGCAGACTTCTTTGATCAAGAAACCCGAAGATTTGGTGTGCCATTTATCAGGAATCAGGTTGGTGAGTCGATTTCCTCATTCTATGGATATGACATCGAGGGATTTTGGCAAGATCAGGGCGAAATTGATCAGACAAATTCTGCTGTAGTTCAACAAACAGGAAATTCAGAGGCTGTCTATCAATCAGATATGGCTGTTGGAAGATTCCGCTATAAAGATGTGAACGGTGATGGTCAGATTACACCGGATGATCGTACGTTCCTTGGAAATCCTAATCCAGATTTTACATATGGTTTGAATCTGGGATTAAACTATAAAGCCTTTGATCTGAACATGTTCTGGTATGGTTCTCAGGGGAATGATATCTGGAATGGAGTAAAATGGTTTACAGACTTTTATGGCAATTTTAATGGAGCTAAGAGTAATCGCGCTGTAAATGATTCCTGGACACCAGAAAATCGAAACGCTCAACTTCCAATTCAAGAAGCGAGTGGGTCATTCAGTTCAGGTGAAGAACCCAATTCTTACTTTGTCGAAGATGGTTCCTATTTGAGATTACGAAGCCTGCAACTGGGGTATACACTACCTGCTGATTTGTTACAGAGAGCAGGCATCCGAAATGTGAGATTATATGTTCAGGGGAATAATTTGATAACCTTTACAGGTTATAATGGCCCCGATCCCGAAATTGGATTTTTCAGTGGGGATGGTGGAGGTGGTTCCACCAATTTTGGAATTGATGAAGGGCAGTATCCAACTCCCAAACAGTTCCTTTTCGGAATCAATATCTCAATTTGA
- a CDS encoding phytoene desaturase family protein, giving the protein MSKKVAIIGAGIGGLAVASLLAHKGYEVTVFEKNSMPGGKMNQVEMGGYRFDTGPSLLTMPFVLQKLFDECEDDIDNYLTLIDLNLLCRYFYPDGVIFDNYSDPDKSIQQIENFAPKDAGSYQKFLNYSEELYDRTANAFLFNPLYRARDLSNLNFMDLLRIDAFTSVSKKVDSYFSTPYLRNFFKRFTTYNGSSPFKAPATLNVIPHVELNQGGNYVKGGLYKIAESIHRLAEKQGATFRFNAEVKTIHQTEKRVSAIELTDGSIFDTDLLFSNADATETFLNLLPENSVSKRRRSRQKTIEPSCSGFVMLLGCRKKWTSLKHHNIFFSNDYKREFEDIFDRKVMPTDPTIYVANTSATDPDDAPNGSSNLFVLVNAPYLTNKQNWDEIENTYRDLLIRNLEERSLIELRESIEYQKVITPNDFFKKYKSNKGSIYGTSSNNKLSAFVRPRNKERTFENLYLVGGSTHPGGGIPLVIQSAFNAVSLLNRSHKKRRMY; this is encoded by the coding sequence ATGTCTAAAAAAGTAGCCATTATTGGTGCCGGAATCGGAGGTTTGGCCGTTGCCTCCCTCCTTGCCCATAAAGGTTACGAAGTAACGGTTTTTGAAAAGAATTCGATGCCGGGCGGAAAAATGAATCAGGTTGAAATGGGCGGCTACCGGTTTGATACGGGCCCCAGCCTCCTTACAATGCCCTTCGTTCTTCAAAAACTATTTGATGAGTGTGAGGATGATATTGATAATTATCTCACTCTTATAGATTTAAATCTCTTATGCAGATACTTTTATCCTGATGGAGTTATATTTGACAATTATTCAGATCCGGACAAAAGCATTCAGCAAATAGAGAATTTCGCCCCAAAAGACGCTGGATCGTATCAAAAATTCCTTAACTATTCCGAAGAACTTTACGATCGTACGGCTAATGCTTTCCTCTTTAATCCGCTTTACAGGGCTCGGGATTTGTCCAATCTAAACTTCATGGATTTACTCAGGATCGATGCCTTTACCAGTGTTTCAAAAAAAGTAGACAGCTATTTTTCAACGCCCTATCTTCGAAATTTTTTTAAAAGATTTACAACATACAACGGCTCCTCTCCTTTTAAAGCACCGGCTACGTTGAATGTCATTCCACATGTGGAATTAAACCAGGGCGGTAATTATGTGAAAGGCGGGCTCTATAAAATTGCTGAATCGATTCACAGACTTGCCGAAAAACAAGGTGCAACTTTTCGATTTAATGCTGAAGTAAAAACGATTCATCAAACAGAAAAAAGGGTTTCCGCAATTGAACTGACCGACGGTAGTATTTTTGATACAGATCTTCTTTTTTCGAATGCGGATGCAACGGAAACGTTTCTGAATCTTCTGCCGGAGAATAGTGTATCAAAGCGAAGACGTAGCAGACAAAAAACCATTGAGCCTTCTTGCTCAGGATTTGTAATGCTATTAGGCTGCAGGAAAAAATGGACCTCCCTAAAGCACCATAATATTTTCTTTTCGAATGATTATAAAAGAGAATTTGAGGACATTTTTGATCGGAAAGTTATGCCAACCGATCCCACGATATATGTAGCAAATACATCAGCTACCGATCCTGATGACGCTCCAAATGGAAGCTCAAATTTGTTCGTATTAGTCAATGCTCCGTATCTCACGAATAAACAAAATTGGGACGAAATAGAAAATACGTATAGAGATCTTCTAATCAGAAACCTGGAAGAAAGAAGTCTGATTGAATTGCGAGAATCCATTGAATACCAAAAGGTTATAACTCCCAATGACTTTTTTAAAAAATACAAATCTAACAAGGGCAGTATTTATGGAACCTCATCTAATAATAAATTATCAGCATTTGTAAGGCCACGAAATAAAGAGAGAACATTCGAAAATTTATACCTTGTTGGTGGAAGTACACATCCCGGGGGAGGAATTCCGCTGGTCATTCAGTCAGCATTTAATGCTGTCTCCCTTTTGAATCGTAGTCATAAAAAAAGGCGTATGTATTAA